The following coding sequences are from one Streptomyces sp. NBC_00536 window:
- a CDS encoding succinate dehydrogenase/fumarate reductase iron-sulfur subunit, which translates to MSSYEAGFRIWRGDAEGGELRDFTVEVNDGEVVLDIIHRLQATQASDLAVRWNCKAGKCGSCSAEVNGRPRLMCMTRMSTFSREETITVTPLRAFPVVRDLVTDVSFNYAKAREVPAFVPPRGVAPGEYRMQQVDVERSQEFRKCIECFLCQDTCHVVRDHEENKAAFAGPRFLMRVAELDMHPLDAAAEQGLDRKRTAQEEHGLGYCNITKCCTEVCPEGIKITDNALIPLKERAVDRKYDPLVWLGSKISRRKE; encoded by the coding sequence GTGAGCAGCTACGAAGCCGGTTTCCGGATCTGGCGGGGCGACGCCGAGGGCGGTGAACTGCGGGACTTCACCGTCGAGGTGAACGACGGCGAGGTCGTCCTCGACATCATCCACCGGCTCCAGGCCACCCAGGCCTCCGACCTCGCGGTCCGCTGGAACTGCAAGGCGGGCAAGTGCGGCTCGTGCAGCGCGGAGGTCAACGGGCGGCCGCGGCTGATGTGCATGACCCGCATGTCGACCTTCTCCCGCGAGGAGACGATCACGGTCACCCCGCTGCGGGCGTTCCCGGTGGTCCGGGACCTGGTGACGGACGTGTCCTTCAACTACGCGAAGGCGCGCGAGGTCCCGGCCTTCGTCCCGCCGCGCGGGGTGGCGCCGGGCGAGTACCGGATGCAGCAGGTGGACGTGGAGCGCTCGCAGGAGTTCCGCAAGTGCATCGAGTGTTTCCTGTGCCAGGACACCTGCCACGTGGTGCGCGACCACGAGGAGAACAAGGCCGCCTTCGCGGGGCCGCGGTTCCTGATGCGGGTGGCGGAGCTGGACATGCACCCGCTGGACGCGGCCGCCGAACAGGGGCTGGACCGCAAGCGGACGGCCCAGGAGGAGCACGGGCTGGGCTACTGCAACATCACCAAGTGCTGTACGGAGGTCTGCCCCGAGGGCATCAAGATCACCGACAATGCGCTGATCCCGCTGAAGGAGCGGGCGGTGGACCGCAAGTACGACCCGCTGGTCTGGCTGGGCTCGAAGATCTCCCGCCGCAAGGAGTGA
- a CDS encoding fumarate reductase/succinate dehydrogenase flavoprotein subunit: MAQVDRQQWDVVVVGAGGAGLRAAIEARERGARTAVICKSLFGKAHTVMAEGGIAASMGNVNEHDNWQVHFRDTMRGGKFLNQWRMAELHAKEAPDRVWELETWGALFDRTPDGKISQRNFGGHEYPRLAHVGDRTGLELIRTLQQKIVQLQQEDFKEYGDHEARLKVFQECTVTRVLKDRSLKDGQRVSGTFCYERETGRFFVLEAPAVVLATGGIGKSFKTTSNSWEYTGDGHALALLAGAPLLNMEFVQFHPTGMVWPPSVKGILVTESVRGDGGVLRNSEGKRFMFDYVPDVFKEKYAESEAEGDRWYEDPDNNRRPPELLPRDEVARAINSEVKAGRGSPHGGVFLDVSTRMPAEKIKRRLPSMYHQFKELADVDITAEPMEVGPTCHYVMGGIAVESDTAATLGVPGLFAAGEVAGGMHGSNRLGGNSLSDLLVFGRRAGLHAAGYAAGLAAALPAVSQREVDEAAAEALAPFHAEEGAENPYTLHQELQQTMNDLVGIIRRAGEMAEALERLAGLRVRAARAGVEGHRQFNPGWHLALDLRNMLLVSECVARAALERTESRGGHTREDCPAMERSWRPVNLLCRPVPVDPAVPADPAADRIALEHTRTEPVRPDLLALFEKEELVKYLSEEELHA; this comes from the coding sequence ATGGCTCAAGTCGACCGGCAGCAGTGGGACGTGGTCGTGGTCGGTGCGGGCGGCGCCGGACTGCGGGCCGCGATCGAGGCCCGCGAGCGGGGCGCCCGTACGGCGGTGATCTGCAAGTCCCTCTTCGGCAAGGCCCACACGGTCATGGCCGAGGGGGGCATCGCCGCCTCCATGGGCAATGTCAACGAGCACGACAACTGGCAGGTCCACTTCCGCGACACGATGCGCGGCGGCAAGTTCCTGAACCAGTGGCGGATGGCGGAGCTGCACGCCAAGGAGGCGCCCGACCGGGTCTGGGAGCTGGAGACCTGGGGGGCGCTCTTCGACCGGACGCCCGACGGGAAGATCTCCCAGCGCAACTTCGGCGGCCACGAGTACCCGCGCCTCGCGCACGTGGGCGACCGGACGGGCCTGGAGCTGATCCGGACCCTCCAGCAGAAGATCGTCCAGCTCCAGCAGGAGGACTTCAAGGAGTACGGGGACCACGAGGCCCGGCTCAAGGTCTTCCAGGAGTGCACGGTGACCAGGGTTTTGAAAGATCGCAGTCTCAAGGACGGGCAGCGGGTCTCGGGGACCTTCTGCTACGAGCGCGAGACCGGCCGCTTCTTCGTCCTGGAGGCCCCCGCGGTGGTGCTGGCCACCGGCGGCATCGGCAAGTCCTTCAAGACCACCTCGAACTCCTGGGAGTACACCGGCGACGGCCACGCGCTGGCCCTGCTCGCCGGGGCGCCGCTGCTGAACATGGAGTTCGTGCAGTTCCACCCGACCGGCATGGTCTGGCCGCCCTCGGTCAAGGGCATCCTCGTCACCGAGTCGGTGCGCGGTGACGGCGGGGTGCTGCGCAACAGCGAGGGCAAGCGGTTCATGTTCGACTACGTCCCGGACGTCTTCAAGGAGAAGTACGCCGAATCGGAGGCGGAGGGCGACCGCTGGTACGAGGACCCGGACAACAACCGGCGCCCGCCCGAGCTGCTCCCCCGCGACGAGGTGGCCCGCGCGATCAACTCCGAGGTCAAGGCGGGCCGCGGCTCCCCGCACGGCGGGGTCTTCCTGGACGTGTCCACCCGGATGCCGGCCGAGAAGATCAAGCGGCGGCTGCCGTCGATGTACCACCAGTTCAAGGAGCTGGCGGACGTCGACATCACCGCGGAGCCGATGGAGGTCGGCCCGACCTGCCACTACGTGATGGGCGGCATCGCCGTCGAGTCGGACACCGCGGCCACCCTCGGGGTGCCCGGGCTGTTCGCGGCGGGCGAGGTCGCGGGCGGGATGCACGGCTCGAACCGGCTCGGCGGGAACTCCCTGTCCGACCTGCTGGTCTTCGGCCGCCGGGCCGGGCTGCACGCGGCCGGGTACGCCGCCGGGCTCGCCGCCGCCCTGCCCGCCGTCTCGCAGCGGGAGGTCGACGAGGCGGCCGCGGAGGCGCTGGCCCCCTTCCACGCGGAGGAGGGCGCGGAGAACCCGTACACCCTCCACCAGGAACTCCAGCAGACGATGAACGACCTGGTCGGGATCATCCGGCGGGCGGGCGAGATGGCCGAGGCCCTGGAGCGGCTCGCGGGGCTGCGCGTACGGGCGGCCCGCGCCGGGGTGGAGGGGCACCGCCAGTTCAACCCGGGCTGGCACCTGGCCCTGGACCTGCGCAACATGCTGCTGGTCAGCGAGTGCGTGGCCCGGGCCGCCCTGGAGCGCACCGAGAGCCGCGGCGGCCACACCCGGGAGGACTGCCCGGCCATGGAACGGTCCTGGCGCCCGGTGAACCTGCTGTGCCGCCCGGTGCCGGTGGATCCGGCCGTCCCCGCCGACCCGGCGGCCGACCGGATCGCCCTGGAACACACCCGGACCGAGCCCGTCCGCCCGGACCTGCTCGCGCTCTTCGAGAAGGAAGAGCTGGTCAAGTACCTCTCCGAAGAGGAGCTCCACGCGTGA